One Nonomuraea angiospora DNA segment encodes these proteins:
- a CDS encoding ABC transporter substrate-binding protein: MARPLMLLALAVALVGCAPVDNTSSSASPIASASTACTKDQLKLVNAGKLTIGTDKPAYEPWFKDDDPSNGQGFESAVAFAVAGELGFDRTEVQWSTIKFDSAFAPGVKQFDFDVNQVSITPDRAKAVDFSKGYYTVKQAIVAIDGSKFAGAKSLAELQNAKIGVQVGTTSLEAVKNVIKPADDPNVYNEQIDAVNALKNKQVDALVVDLPTAFYVTAAQVEKSKIVGQFSSTGGTPEEFGLVMEKGSALKPCVDKAVEALKSKGELAKIEQQWLGSAAGAPELR, from the coding sequence ATGGCCCGTCCCCTCATGCTGCTCGCGCTGGCCGTGGCGCTCGTCGGCTGCGCGCCGGTCGACAACACGTCGAGCTCGGCCAGCCCGATCGCGTCCGCGTCCACCGCGTGCACCAAGGACCAGCTCAAGCTGGTCAACGCGGGCAAGCTGACCATCGGCACCGACAAGCCCGCCTATGAGCCCTGGTTCAAGGACGACGACCCGAGCAACGGGCAGGGCTTCGAGAGCGCGGTGGCCTTCGCCGTGGCGGGAGAGCTCGGCTTCGACCGCACCGAGGTGCAGTGGAGCACCATCAAGTTCGACTCGGCGTTCGCCCCTGGGGTCAAGCAGTTCGACTTCGACGTCAACCAGGTGTCCATCACGCCCGACCGCGCCAAGGCGGTCGACTTCAGCAAGGGCTACTACACCGTCAAGCAGGCCATCGTGGCGATCGACGGGAGCAAGTTCGCCGGGGCGAAGAGCCTGGCCGAGCTGCAGAACGCGAAGATCGGCGTACAGGTGGGCACGACCTCGCTCGAAGCGGTCAAGAACGTCATCAAGCCCGCCGACGACCCCAACGTCTACAACGAGCAGATCGACGCCGTCAACGCGCTGAAGAACAAGCAGGTGGACGCGCTGGTCGTGGACCTGCCGACGGCGTTCTACGTGACGGCCGCGCAGGTCGAGAAGTCCAAGATCGTGGGGCAGTTCAGCTCGACGGGCGGCACGCCCGAGGAGTTCGGGCTGGTCATGGAGAAGGGCAGCGCGCTCAAGCCGTGCGTCGACAAGGCCGTTGAGGCGCTGAAGTCGAAGGGCGAGCTGGCCAAGATCGAGCAGCAGTGGCTCGGCTCGGCGGCGGGCGCCCCAGAGCTGCGATGA
- the rplI gene encoding 50S ribosomal protein L9 gives MKLILTNEVSGLGTPGDVVEVKDGYGRNYLIPRGYAMRWTRGAEKQIETIRKARDAREIRDLGTAKEVAGQIGALRVRLTTRAGESGRLFGSITTGDIADAVKAAGGPIVDRRRIEIVNPIKSVGSHRVTIKLHPEVSASVDVEVVAG, from the coding sequence ATGAAGCTCATCCTCACCAACGAGGTTTCCGGCCTCGGCACCCCTGGCGACGTCGTCGAGGTCAAGGACGGCTACGGCCGTAACTACCTCATCCCGCGCGGCTACGCCATGCGCTGGACGCGGGGCGCCGAGAAGCAGATCGAGACGATCAGGAAGGCTCGCGACGCTCGCGAGATCCGCGACCTCGGCACCGCCAAGGAGGTCGCCGGTCAGATCGGCGCGCTGCGCGTCCGCCTGACCACGCGCGCCGGCGAGTCGGGCCGCCTGTTCGGCTCGATCACGACGGGCGACATCGCCGACGCGGTCAAGGCCGCCGGCGGCCCGATCGTCGACCGCCGCCGCATCGAGATCGTCAACCCGATCAAGAGCGTCGGCTCGCACCGCGTCACCATCAAGCTCCACCCGGAGGTTTCGGCCTCGGTGGACGTCGAGGTCGTCGCGGGCTGA
- the rpsR gene encoding 30S ribosomal protein S18 yields MAKPALRKPKKKVCLFCHDKISYVDYKDTALLRKFISDRGKIRARRVTGNCTQHQRDVATAIKNAREVALLPYTSTAR; encoded by the coding sequence ATGGCTAAGCCGGCACTGCGCAAGCCGAAGAAGAAGGTTTGCCTGTTCTGCCACGACAAGATCTCCTACGTCGACTACAAGGACACGGCGCTGCTGCGGAAGTTCATCTCCGACCGCGGCAAGATCCGTGCCCGCCGGGTGACGGGCAACTGCACCCAGCACCAGCGCGACGTGGCGACCGCGATCAAGAACGCGCGTGAGGTGGCCCTGCTGCCTTACACGAGCACCGCGCGCTAA
- a CDS encoding single-stranded DNA-binding protein, which yields MAAGDTVITIVGNLVDDPELRFTPTGQAVARFRIASTPRFMDRQTNEWKDGESLFLTCNVWRQAAENAAESLQRGMRVIVQGRLKQRSYETKEGEKRTVYEVEVDEVGPSLRNATAKVNRTSRQGGGGGGGGFGGPADDPWASASPAPPQGGGGYGGGGGGGGFGGGGGQQGGGGFGGGGDFSDEPPF from the coding sequence ATGGCAGCAGGCGACACCGTAATCACCATCGTCGGCAACCTGGTCGACGACCCGGAGCTGCGCTTCACCCCGACGGGGCAAGCGGTGGCTCGATTCCGCATCGCGTCCACTCCGCGGTTCATGGATCGTCAGACCAACGAGTGGAAGGATGGCGAAAGCCTCTTCCTGACCTGCAACGTGTGGCGACAGGCGGCGGAGAACGCCGCCGAGAGCCTGCAGCGCGGCATGCGGGTCATCGTGCAGGGGCGGCTCAAGCAGCGGTCCTACGAGACCAAGGAAGGCGAGAAGCGCACCGTTTACGAGGTCGAGGTCGACGAGGTCGGCCCGTCCCTGCGTAACGCGACCGCCAAGGTCAACCGCACCTCCCGGCAGGGCGGCGGCGGTGGTGGCGGCGGCTTCGGCGGCCCCGCCGACGACCCGTGGGCCTCCGCCTCGCCCGCCCCGCCCCAGGGTGGCGGCGGTTACGGCGGCGGCGGCGGTGGTGGCGGCTTCGGAGGCGGCGGCGGCCAGCAGGGCGGCGGCGGCTTCGGCGGCGGCGGCGACTTCAGCGACGAACCGCCTTTCTAA
- the rpsF gene encoding 30S ribosomal protein S6, translated as MRRYEVMVILDPSLDERTVAPSLDQFLTVVRNDGGTVEKVDVWGRRRLAYDIDKKSEGIYAVIDLSAEPATVKELDRQMNLNEGILRTKVLRPDVH; from the coding sequence ATGCGTCGTTACGAAGTAATGGTCATCCTGGACCCTTCGCTCGATGAGCGCACTGTCGCGCCGTCCCTCGACCAGTTCCTCACCGTGGTCCGCAACGACGGCGGCACCGTGGAGAAGGTCGACGTCTGGGGCCGTCGCCGTCTCGCCTACGACATCGACAAGAAGTCCGAAGGCATCTACGCCGTCATCGACCTGTCCGCGGAGCCCGCGACGGTCAAGGAGCTCGACCGGCAGATGAACCTCAACGAGGGCATTCTGCGCACCAAGGTCCTCCGTCCCGACGTGCACTAA
- a CDS encoding deoxyribonuclease IV, translating to MVRIGAHVDQDDPAAHAEAVGAEVVQFFLGDPQGYDKPVLPAKPVEGVDIYIHAPYLVNVATTNNRIRIPSRKLLEQHLKAAAGLGAKGLIVHGGHVNKNDDPQAGFDNWRKVFERMECPIPVLIENTAGGGNAMARKLERIARLWEALDGFDVGFCLDTCHAHAGGEELVDLVERVKAITGRIDLVHCNDSRDDFDSGADRHANLGKGKIDPELILAVCRAADAPIVVETPGDGQADDIAFLRKNL from the coding sequence ATGGTGCGCATCGGAGCTCATGTCGATCAGGACGATCCCGCCGCCCACGCCGAGGCGGTGGGGGCCGAGGTGGTGCAGTTCTTCCTCGGCGACCCGCAGGGTTACGACAAGCCGGTGCTGCCCGCCAAACCGGTCGAGGGCGTCGACATCTACATTCACGCCCCCTACCTGGTCAACGTCGCCACCACGAACAACCGCATCAGGATCCCCAGCCGCAAGCTGCTGGAGCAGCACCTCAAGGCCGCCGCCGGGCTCGGCGCCAAGGGCCTGATCGTGCACGGCGGCCACGTCAACAAGAACGACGACCCGCAGGCCGGCTTCGACAACTGGCGCAAGGTGTTCGAGCGCATGGAGTGCCCCATCCCCGTGCTGATCGAGAACACCGCGGGCGGCGGCAACGCGATGGCGCGCAAGCTCGAGCGCATCGCCCGGCTGTGGGAGGCGCTCGACGGGTTCGACGTGGGCTTCTGCCTCGACACCTGCCACGCCCACGCGGGCGGCGAGGAGCTGGTCGACCTGGTCGAGCGGGTCAAGGCCATCACCGGCCGGATCGACCTCGTCCACTGCAACGACTCGCGTGACGACTTCGACTCCGGCGCCGACCGCCACGCCAACCTGGGCAAGGGGAAGATCGACCCGGAGCTGATCCTGGCGGTCTGCCGCGCGGCCGACGCGCCGATCGTGGTGGAGACGCCCGGCGACGGTCAGGCGGACGACATCGCGTTCCTGCGCAAGAACCTCTAG
- a CDS encoding mannosyltransferase family protein, with translation MITRSAGRDALLLWLGSRAGLLVVTLLGTALGAYADKWRKWDAGLFITIAQYGYNGEPGKHVDDGLPAFFPGFPVLLRAVHLVVPDWAAAGLLISLVAGAVAMVALARLAELEGASGWMAVLALLLYPMAVFLAAGYSESLFLAFAIPAWLAARQGQWSVAASLAACASCVRITGLFLAVALVVEFLTRREPVRERIRQAGWLVVPFVPLVTYSYYHYSRSGDWLAWKHAQEAGWGRDFAWPWEAWKSTWHSAMGSDDNAVAFRMEIAGAVLAVAVLIWLLTLRRWSELVYTGLQAAALMTSAYYLSIPRSLLLWFPLWILVAKVATRRPWVMVVYALIFGPLMLLNAERFLSGAWAG, from the coding sequence ATGATCACTCGCTCGGCCGGCCGGGACGCGCTGCTGCTCTGGTTAGGCTCGCGGGCGGGACTGCTGGTGGTGACGCTGCTGGGGACGGCCCTCGGCGCGTACGCCGACAAGTGGCGCAAGTGGGATGCCGGGCTGTTCATCACCATCGCCCAGTACGGCTACAACGGCGAGCCCGGCAAGCATGTGGACGACGGGCTGCCCGCGTTCTTCCCCGGCTTTCCGGTGCTGCTGCGGGCGGTGCACCTCGTCGTGCCGGACTGGGCGGCGGCCGGGCTGCTCATCTCGCTCGTCGCCGGGGCGGTGGCCATGGTGGCGCTGGCCCGGCTGGCCGAGCTGGAAGGCGCCTCCGGCTGGATGGCGGTGCTGGCGCTGCTGCTCTACCCGATGGCGGTGTTCCTGGCGGCGGGCTACAGCGAGTCCCTCTTCCTGGCCTTCGCGATCCCGGCCTGGCTGGCCGCCAGGCAGGGGCAATGGTCCGTGGCGGCCTCGCTCGCCGCGTGCGCCTCGTGCGTGCGGATCACGGGGCTTTTTCTCGCGGTCGCGCTCGTGGTGGAGTTCCTCACCCGGCGCGAGCCCGTCCGGGAGCGCATCCGGCAGGCGGGGTGGCTGGTCGTGCCGTTCGTGCCGCTGGTGACGTACTCGTACTACCACTACAGCAGGTCGGGTGACTGGCTGGCGTGGAAGCACGCGCAGGAGGCCGGGTGGGGGCGGGACTTCGCCTGGCCGTGGGAGGCGTGGAAGTCGACCTGGCACTCGGCCATGGGTTCCGACGACAACGCGGTGGCCTTCCGGATGGAGATCGCGGGGGCGGTCCTGGCGGTGGCGGTGCTGATCTGGCTCCTCACGCTGCGCCGGTGGAGCGAGCTCGTCTACACGGGGCTGCAGGCGGCGGCGCTGATGACCTCGGCGTACTACCTGTCGATCCCGCGCTCGCTGCTGCTGTGGTTCCCGCTGTGGATCCTGGTCGCGAAGGTCGCGACCAGGAGGCCGTGGGTGATGGTCGTGTACGCCCTGATCTTCGGGCCGCTCATGCTGCTCAACGCGGAACGCTTCCTGAGTGGCGCGTGGGCGGGCTGA
- a CDS encoding glycosyltransferase family 87 protein, producing MTSTEVRVPFVARAVPYLPLGLFAALGATLAYVVRLPCRTGGWNDQVTTYTNFCYTDIYPLYFDRALSTQDPYFAAVPFDKQVEYPVVLGEVMQVISWFARAVGADVGAQAVRFYDLTVILLGICLVVGVLLMAAVAGPTRRWDALWYAISPAVVLAAYINWDLVAGALSMGMLLAWARQRQVLAGVLLGLAIATKFYPLMFLGALFLLTLRTARWRPFLVTLGATAGAWIVVNAPFMIFAWEGWRRFYVFSQERGVDWGSPWLFFQNKGIPVLGDGDVSKLGMASLAILCLGIAVLALAAPRRPRLAQICFLALAAFMMTNKVWSPQFVLWLVPFAVLARPNWKPLVLWQLAEIWYFIAIWLYLVAQSPFSRNDLGIGDDTYFTAVWGRVITIGIMMAFVVRDILRPDKDVVRQGDVDDQGGGVFDDARDRFTLTPAVR from the coding sequence GTGACCAGCACGGAGGTACGCGTCCCCTTCGTGGCGCGTGCCGTTCCGTACCTCCCCCTGGGGCTGTTCGCGGCCCTGGGGGCGACCCTCGCCTACGTCGTGCGCCTGCCCTGCCGCACCGGCGGCTGGAACGACCAGGTCACGACGTACACCAACTTCTGCTACACCGACATCTACCCCCTGTACTTCGACAGGGCGCTGTCGACCCAGGACCCCTACTTCGCCGCCGTGCCGTTCGACAAGCAGGTCGAGTACCCGGTCGTGCTGGGCGAGGTCATGCAGGTCATCAGCTGGTTCGCCAGGGCGGTCGGAGCCGACGTGGGCGCGCAGGCGGTCAGGTTCTACGACCTGACGGTCATCCTGCTCGGCATCTGCCTGGTCGTCGGCGTCCTGCTGATGGCCGCGGTGGCCGGGCCCACCCGGCGGTGGGACGCGCTCTGGTACGCCATCTCGCCCGCCGTCGTGCTGGCCGCGTACATCAACTGGGACCTGGTCGCCGGCGCGCTGTCGATGGGCATGCTGCTGGCCTGGGCGCGGCAGCGTCAGGTGCTGGCCGGGGTGCTGCTGGGGCTGGCCATCGCGACCAAGTTCTATCCGCTGATGTTCCTGGGGGCGCTGTTCCTGCTCACGTTGCGCACCGCGCGATGGCGGCCGTTCCTGGTCACCCTGGGCGCCACGGCCGGCGCGTGGATCGTGGTCAACGCGCCGTTCATGATCTTCGCGTGGGAGGGATGGCGCAGGTTCTACGTCTTCTCCCAGGAACGCGGGGTCGACTGGGGCTCGCCGTGGCTGTTCTTCCAGAACAAGGGGATCCCCGTCCTGGGGGACGGCGACGTCAGCAAGCTGGGCATGGCGTCCCTTGCCATCCTGTGCCTGGGCATCGCCGTGCTCGCGCTGGCCGCGCCGCGGCGGCCCAGGCTGGCGCAGATCTGCTTCCTGGCGCTGGCCGCGTTCATGATGACGAACAAGGTGTGGTCGCCGCAGTTCGTGCTCTGGCTCGTGCCGTTCGCCGTGCTGGCCAGGCCCAACTGGAAGCCGCTGGTGCTGTGGCAGCTCGCCGAGATCTGGTACTTCATCGCCATCTGGCTCTACCTGGTCGCGCAGTCGCCGTTCAGCAGGAACGACCTGGGCATCGGTGACGACACGTACTTCACCGCCGTCTGGGGGCGGGTCATCACGATCGGGATCATGATGGCGTTCGTCGTGCGGGACATCCTCCGTCCCGACAAGGACGTCGTGCGCCAGGGCGACGTCGACGACCAGGGTGGCGGCGTCTTCGACGACGCTCGTGACCGGTTCACTCTGACACCAGCCGTTCGATGA
- a CDS encoding transglycosylase domain-containing protein, translated as MSNQETIVSDAPRRSRRKGDGGPPEPPGPPTKKGGDGKGGWRRFVPSWKIVVAGFVVLAAGLFGMVMVAYANTPVPTADQAKSDALAQQSTIYYRDGKTEIARLGTKRVILDDISKMSPSVRDAAVAIENKTFYEDSGISISGMFRSVWMTATGQQLQGASTITQQMARNYYDGLSQEVSIKRKVMEIFVAVKLDETLSKDEILKTYLNTVNFGKAYGVEAAAQAYFDKDAHAAKLTPEQGAYLAARIQQPNWEPDAPELKARWKTVIQYMAEQWPDKYGKLPQTAKFPKLRKDSDSNELGGLRGYMVTQVLQELKERRRLTPDEVRSGGYHIVSTFDKKLMKAAETAVKSTTDSMSKEYHAGLAAVNPKNGRVLAFYGGSNYVTDQFNEPFDAKKQAASAFKPYVLAAWLQAGYSLKSYVPGNETVPKELPGQARGGFKNSHNVGPAVDVIKATADSVNTAYVSMAFALPNKIDDVKNLVEAAGFDQQRMEDDVKQHHYQFAIGSALVTPVEQAAGYSIFANAGKYTKYHVVQEVRLGKQVVYGEQLASKRVIDPGVAADATVAMEAVLRSGTARGKGLGNRPAAGKTGTNNDENGAWFVGYTPQISAAVGFYREQCKTKTGKVVTPNANRTCPVTPRGSKKSTKYNADNPYSRPYEVGLGFEGADAPTLTWQRFMLAAHEGLPIEQFPEKADVGLAENIVPSPTPKPSKTPDNPFDSGDNPFDDQGNQDCLVNPCDDNANPDDNVTIDDGGDNVDDGGDQGIPQTADGDGVGGGRVPEARPSGWSPMSRPEDR; from the coding sequence ATGAGCAACCAGGAGACGATCGTCAGCGACGCGCCGCGGCGCTCGCGCAGGAAGGGCGACGGCGGGCCGCCCGAGCCTCCCGGGCCGCCGACGAAGAAGGGCGGCGACGGCAAGGGCGGCTGGCGCAGGTTCGTGCCCAGCTGGAAGATCGTCGTGGCCGGCTTCGTGGTGCTCGCGGCCGGCCTCTTCGGCATGGTCATGGTCGCGTACGCCAACACGCCGGTGCCGACCGCCGACCAGGCGAAGTCGGACGCGCTCGCGCAGCAGAGCACCATCTACTACCGGGACGGCAAGACCGAGATCGCCCGGCTCGGCACGAAGCGCGTGATCCTCGATGACATCTCCAAGATGTCCCCGAGCGTCAGGGACGCCGCGGTGGCCATCGAGAACAAGACGTTCTACGAGGACTCCGGCATCTCGATCTCCGGCATGTTCCGCTCGGTCTGGATGACGGCGACCGGCCAGCAGCTGCAGGGCGCCTCGACGATCACCCAGCAGATGGCCCGCAACTACTACGACGGCCTCAGCCAGGAAGTGTCCATCAAGCGCAAGGTCATGGAGATCTTCGTCGCGGTCAAGCTCGACGAGACCTTGTCCAAGGACGAGATCCTGAAGACCTACCTGAACACCGTCAACTTCGGCAAGGCCTACGGCGTCGAGGCCGCCGCGCAGGCGTATTTCGACAAGGACGCCCACGCCGCCAAGCTGACGCCCGAGCAGGGCGCCTACCTCGCCGCGCGCATCCAGCAGCCCAACTGGGAGCCCGATGCTCCTGAGCTCAAGGCCCGCTGGAAGACCGTGATCCAGTACATGGCCGAGCAGTGGCCGGACAAGTACGGCAAGCTGCCGCAGACCGCCAAGTTCCCCAAGCTCCGCAAGGACAGCGACAGCAACGAGCTCGGCGGTCTCAGGGGCTACATGGTGACGCAGGTCCTCCAGGAGCTGAAGGAGCGGCGCCGCCTCACCCCCGACGAGGTCAGGAGCGGCGGCTACCACATCGTCTCCACCTTCGACAAGAAGCTCATGAAGGCCGCGGAGACCGCCGTGAAGAGCACGACGGACAGCATGAGCAAGGAGTACCACGCGGGCCTGGCCGCGGTGAACCCGAAGAACGGCCGAGTTCTGGCGTTCTACGGTGGCAGCAACTACGTCACGGACCAGTTCAACGAGCCCTTTGACGCCAAGAAGCAGGCCGCGTCCGCGTTCAAGCCGTACGTGCTGGCGGCCTGGCTGCAGGCCGGCTACTCGCTGAAGAGCTACGTGCCGGGCAACGAGACGGTGCCGAAGGAGCTGCCGGGCCAGGCGCGGGGCGGATTCAAGAACAGCCACAACGTCGGCCCGGCCGTCGATGTGATCAAGGCCACTGCCGATTCGGTCAACACGGCGTACGTGTCGATGGCGTTCGCGCTGCCCAACAAGATTGACGACGTGAAGAACCTCGTCGAGGCGGCCGGGTTCGACCAGCAGCGCATGGAAGACGACGTCAAACAGCACCACTACCAGTTCGCCATCGGCAGCGCCCTCGTGACACCGGTCGAGCAGGCCGCCGGCTACTCCATCTTCGCCAACGCCGGCAAGTACACCAAGTACCACGTGGTGCAGGAAGTCAGGCTGGGCAAGCAGGTCGTCTACGGCGAGCAGCTCGCCTCCAAGCGGGTCATCGACCCCGGGGTCGCCGCCGACGCCACGGTCGCCATGGAGGCGGTGCTGCGGAGCGGCACCGCGCGGGGCAAGGGCCTGGGCAACCGGCCGGCCGCCGGCAAGACCGGCACGAACAACGACGAGAACGGCGCCTGGTTCGTCGGCTACACGCCGCAGATCTCCGCCGCGGTCGGCTTCTACCGCGAGCAGTGCAAGACGAAGACGGGCAAGGTCGTCACGCCCAACGCGAACCGCACCTGCCCGGTGACGCCGCGCGGCAGCAAGAAGAGCACGAAGTACAACGCCGACAACCCCTACAGCAGGCCGTACGAGGTGGGCCTGGGCTTCGAGGGCGCCGACGCGCCCACGCTCACGTGGCAGAGGTTCATGCTGGCCGCTCACGAGGGCCTGCCGATCGAGCAGTTCCCGGAGAAGGCCGATGTGGGATTGGCCGAGAACATCGTGCCGAGCCCGACGCCCAAGCCGTCGAAGACCCCCGACAACCCGTTCGACAGCGGGGACAACCCCTTCGACGACCAGGGCAACCAGGACTGCCTCGTCAACCCGTGTGACGACAACGCCAACCCCGACGACAACGTCACCATCGACGACGGGGGCGACAACGTCGACGACGGCGGTGACCAGGGCATCCCGCAGACCGCCGATGGCGACGGGGTCGGCGGCGGCCGGGTGCCCGAGGCGAGACCCTCGGGATGGTCGCCGATGTCCAGACCTGAGGACCGGTGA
- a CDS encoding DUF5318 family protein has product MWSQRRVVDYGLAKRAVVRSLRMGRTSRGDVCDAQPYLLRAARHFGEPTERLCPVCERENVTNVTYVYGDSLGRHAGQAKVTSELVAMAHDYDEFRVYVVEVCQGCSWNHLTVSYVLGNGPPDLVSQL; this is encoded by the coding sequence ATGTGGTCACAGCGAAGGGTGGTGGATTACGGCCTTGCGAAACGGGCGGTGGTCCGCTCCCTGCGCATGGGGCGCACCTCGCGGGGCGACGTGTGTGACGCACAGCCCTACCTCCTTCGCGCGGCACGCCACTTCGGCGAGCCGACCGAACGCCTCTGCCCGGTTTGCGAAAGGGAGAACGTCACCAATGTGACCTACGTCTACGGCGATTCGCTCGGTAGGCATGCCGGACAGGCAAAGGTCACATCGGAACTCGTCGCAATGGCTCATGATTACGATGAGTTCCGCGTGTACGTTGTCGAGGTCTGCCAAGGTTGTTCTTGGAACCACCTGACGGTTTCATACGTCCTCGGAAACGGACCGCCTGACCTCGTCAGCCAACTGTGA
- a CDS encoding PadR family transcriptional regulator, with product MGGGQGRVLELAVLGSLHETPLHGYELRKRLNALLGMFRAFSYGSLYPCLRSLLAQGLIAEEQPAPTTIVGGRSKIVYKLTAEGKERLQDMLTQAGPSAWEDESFGVHFAFFRHTEAEVRLRILEGRRSRLEERLDAVRTALARTRERLDSYTLELQRHGLESVEREVRWLNELIATERRASSEEGPARDTTSTDE from the coding sequence ATGGGCGGCGGACAGGGCAGGGTCTTGGAACTGGCCGTGCTCGGGTCGCTGCACGAGACGCCACTGCACGGCTATGAGCTGCGCAAACGGCTCAACGCCCTGCTGGGGATGTTCCGTGCGTTCTCCTACGGGTCGCTGTACCCCTGTCTGCGATCGCTCCTGGCCCAGGGCCTCATCGCGGAGGAGCAACCCGCTCCCACCACGATCGTCGGCGGCAGATCGAAGATCGTTTACAAGCTGACGGCCGAGGGCAAGGAACGGCTGCAGGACATGCTGACGCAGGCCGGCCCCTCCGCTTGGGAGGACGAGAGCTTCGGCGTGCACTTCGCGTTCTTCCGCCACACCGAGGCGGAAGTGCGGCTGCGCATTCTCGAAGGCCGCCGTAGCCGGCTGGAGGAGCGACTCGACGCGGTGCGCACGGCTCTGGCGCGCACCAGGGAGCGCCTCGACAGTTACACGCTCGAGCTGCAGCGGCATGGGCTCGAGTCGGTCGAGCGCGAGGTGCGCTGGCTCAACGAGCTGATCGCGACAGAGCGTCGGGCCTCGTCGGAAGAGGGGCCCGCAAGAGATACCACGTCAACTGATGAGTAA
- a CDS encoding inositol-3-phosphate synthase translates to MGSVRVAIVGVGNCASSLVQGVHYYKDADPDIRVPGLMHVKFGDYHVGDVEFVAAFDVDAKKVGRDLAEAIVASENNTIKICDVPPTGVTVQRGHTFDGLGEYYREIIEESDETPVDVVQVLRDNQVDVLVSYLPVGSEEADRFYAQCAIDAGVAFVNALPVFIASDPVWAEKFTKAGVPIVGDDIKSQVGATITHRVMAKLFEDRGVELLRTYQLNVGGNMDFMNMLERKRLQSKKISKTQAVTSQIPHEMGKADVHIGPSDHVPWLDDRKLAFVRLEGRSFGDTPLNLEYKLEVWDSPNSAGIIIDAVRAAKIALDRGVGGPILSASSYFMKSPPKQFSDDEARDYVEKFIRGEVER, encoded by the coding sequence ATGGGTTCGGTTCGCGTGGCCATTGTCGGTGTCGGAAACTGCGCGTCGTCGCTGGTCCAGGGCGTCCACTACTACAAGGACGCCGACCCGGACATTCGGGTCCCGGGCCTCATGCACGTGAAGTTCGGCGATTATCACGTCGGTGACGTCGAGTTCGTCGCCGCGTTCGACGTCGACGCCAAGAAGGTCGGCCGCGATCTGGCGGAGGCGATCGTCGCCAGCGAGAACAACACGATCAAGATCTGCGACGTGCCGCCCACGGGGGTGACCGTCCAGCGCGGCCATACCTTCGACGGGCTGGGTGAGTACTACCGGGAGATCATCGAGGAGTCCGACGAGACGCCCGTCGATGTCGTCCAGGTGCTCCGTGACAACCAGGTCGACGTCCTGGTCTCCTACCTGCCGGTGGGCTCGGAGGAGGCGGACCGCTTCTACGCCCAGTGCGCCATCGACGCCGGCGTGGCGTTCGTGAACGCGCTGCCGGTCTTCATCGCCTCCGACCCGGTGTGGGCGGAGAAGTTCACCAAGGCCGGGGTGCCGATCGTCGGCGACGACATCAAGTCGCAGGTCGGCGCCACCATCACGCACCGCGTGATGGCCAAGCTGTTCGAGGACCGCGGGGTGGAGCTGCTGCGCACGTACCAGCTCAACGTCGGGGGCAACATGGACTTCATGAACATGCTGGAGCGCAAGCGCCTCCAGTCCAAGAAGATCTCGAAGACGCAGGCCGTCACCTCGCAGATCCCGCACGAGATGGGCAAGGCCGACGTGCACATCGGGCCGTCGGACCACGTGCCGTGGCTGGACGACCGGAAGCTGGCGTTCGTGCGGCTGGAGGGCCGCTCGTTCGGCGACACGCCGCTCAACCTCGAGTACAAGCTGGAGGTCTGGGACTCGCCGAACTCGGCGGGGATCATCATCGACGCGGTACGGGCCGCCAAGATCGCCCTCGACCGCGGGGTCGGGGGGCCGATCCTGTCGGCGTCCTCGTACTTCATGAAGTCGCCGCCGAAGCAGTTCTCGGACGACGAGGCGCGGGACTACGTCGAGAAGTTCATCCGGGGCGAGGTCGAGCGCTGA
- the idi gene encoding isopentenyl-diphosphate Delta-isomerase gives MTTEEHVVLVDRDGHALGTAPKLAVHGRETPLHLAFSSYVFDDESRVLLTRRADSKLTWPGTWTNSCCGHPLPGEPLERAVERRLSYELGLTVDRVDLMLPAFSYRAAMANGIVEHELCPVYRVTVASPVVPNPAEVGETMWMPWKEFAEGVRNGLLAVSPWCQEQVPLLADLGADPLTWHPASPAELPPAARP, from the coding sequence GTGACGACTGAGGAACACGTTGTGCTGGTCGACCGCGACGGCCACGCACTCGGGACAGCGCCCAAGCTGGCGGTGCACGGTCGCGAGACGCCTCTTCACCTGGCGTTTTCCAGCTATGTCTTCGACGACGAGAGCCGGGTGCTGCTGACCAGGAGAGCGGACAGCAAGCTCACGTGGCCGGGGACCTGGACCAACAGCTGCTGCGGCCACCCGCTGCCGGGCGAGCCGCTGGAGCGGGCCGTCGAGCGCCGGCTCTCCTACGAGCTGGGGCTCACGGTGGACCGCGTCGACCTCATGCTGCCGGCCTTCTCCTACCGCGCCGCCATGGCCAACGGGATCGTCGAGCACGAGCTCTGCCCGGTCTACCGCGTCACCGTGGCCTCGCCCGTCGTCCCCAACCCCGCCGAGGTGGGCGAGACGATGTGGATGCCGTGGAAGGAGTTCGCCGAGGGAGTGCGCAACGGGCTGCTGGCCGTCTCGCCCTGGTGCCAGGAGCAGGTGCCCCTGCTGGCCGACCTCGGCGCCGACCCGCTGACCTGGCATCCCGCCTCGCCCGCCGAGCTGCCCCCGGCCGCCCGCCCGTAG